DNA from Bacteroidota bacterium:
ATAAGGATCGTAAAAGAAAACAAGAATAATAAAATGCAAATTACAGCCAATAAAATAATCTTACTGGATGTGAAATTGATTTCGATAAAATCACTTATTCGCTGAACAATATTGATTGGAAAAGGGCCATAGTTTGACGAATTCTTTTTTAATATTTTCTGATCATTCAAGGATTCAATGTCAAAACTATCGCTTTGCTTATTAGGCATAGTCTCTACTGTGTCTTCGGATACCTGTGCTTCTACTATATAATTAGCGATATCAGTATCAGGAGGTTTTATTATCCCAACATCATTTCTAGTCCAATTCGTGAGAATTTTGCCACTTTTAACGGCTATAATAAATGCTTTTTTATTACCTGTGTTTGCAATAAACTTGTCACGATGAGCTGCTGCCTGACTATAAGTACTGAAATTTCCAATTGCATATTTATAGGAATTTTTATCCAACAGTTCAATTACTTCTTCAGTTAGTCCGAATTTTTCTTGTAAATCGATTATTGATTCCTGCTTATTGAAAGATGAGGATATCTGAACCTTGAATGAAAAATCTTCAATAGGATTGTTCTGGGCAAGTCCAAGATTGGTGAAAATAGCAACCAATAACAAAGCAAGAGCATAGCTTTGCCATATCTTAATTCTTTTCATTTTTCTACCTGATTCTGATACCATCTGTTAGTATATACTTCTGGATCACTAAAAGTTACCTGTCTCGTTTAAAACCATCAAAACAGGTAATACAATTTAGCAAACAAATCAACAGGGTAGTGTGTTTTTGAAGCTTGATATTCCTGCACACTTAAGCCTGCTTTTATTTGGAATAATAAGCGTTTTGATAAATAATCCTGATAGCCAATTTTAAATGATGCGGCTGTTAATTGAAATTTCTCAAGGTTATTAATGTTATTGGCCGGATCATCAGGTGTGTTTCCATATGAAACGAGTGTAAAAAGATAATTTTTAGAATCTTTGAAATACCTTCTCATTTCCAGACTCACAGCTTGTGAAATTCCAAATGTTTTGGGGCTTAAATAGGGGCGAATCGAAAACCAATAATTACCTTGGTATTTACTAATGGAGCCAGTAATAATATAAATGTTGGTTTTAGCAGTATCTTCTCCAAATTGCAAATATCGTACACCCCCTGATACCTCAAAAGCATTAGTTAATTCCCTATAGAGCTCAAAAGCTGCCCTGTTTTTTGGGAAAATAGACTTAAATCCATAACTATAGTTAAGGAAGGCATACATCTTATTATTGATTACAGGGTAAGCCTGCAGTTGAATTTGATTTCCTGATAAATTGTTAATATTTGAAAAACCAGTATGAAAACCAGCAATAAATGTTGTCTTTTTAAGAACCATTGAGTATTCCAGAGAAGCTAAATGCAAATTTTTAACATAAGGTTTTTGGAAAGTTTCTAATGAGTAATCTAATGATAAGAAATTATAATGTTGCTTATGCTCAAGTTGAAGGAGCAAGTTTTTAGCAGCTTTAT
Protein-coding regions in this window:
- the yaiO gene encoding YaiO family outer membrane beta-barrel protein, encoding MRKYVLTAFLLFLLFGLPKISLGQKNISAQPDSFFLVARDLAIQGEYQQARKICFSILDNFPDYHDVRVLIGRSFAWEQKFDSARIHLMQVVQNDNDFIDAHLALLDVEIWSRNLPAALEKINFILQNHPENLDYRLKKAQVLFKMGDDVKAKTQLNYILSKDKQHKAAKNLLLQLEHKQHYNFLSLDYSLETFQKPYVKNLHLASLEYSMVLKKTTFIAGFHTGFSNINNLSGNQIQLQAYPVINNKMYAFLNYSYGFKSIFPKNRAAFELYRELTNAFEVSGGVRYLQFGEDTAKTNIYIITGSISKYQGNYWFSIRPYLSPKTFGISQAVSLEMRRYFKDSKNYLFTLVSYGNTPDDPANNINNLEKFQLTAASFKIGYQDYLSKRLLFQIKAGLSVQEYQASKTHYPVDLFAKLYYLF